The Microplitis mediator isolate UGA2020A chromosome 4, iyMicMedi2.1, whole genome shotgun sequence nucleotide sequence atttttttttaccgccaatttttttaaattcaaatttttaagtgaagAATAAGTCTGCAATGATtaggaatttcgaaaaaattctacgcccttttggttttaaatttagtgaCTAAAAGagcggaaaaaaatttacgccCTATTGGAATCAGTGACGcgatatctatatttactaaatatatatagacatatatggAATGATCGAGTACTGATTCCCTGATTGGGTACTGGGTATTTTACCTTcctaatgataattaaaaaatgttaaactaTTGAATCGCAAGTCTAATAAATGTGttgctaaattttttcaatactaTTTGCATGTGGTAATTTTAATTGGTTATAAAatggcaaattaattaaaaatgatgcCTGTTAAATTGGCCATAggaatatttatgattattatataataaatataatacacatgtgtattatatttaaaaaataataatgataataataatagtaatattttaaaaaaggcaACATGTTACGACGCGTCTTAGCCTGGTTTATTTCCTTTCATGAGTCACAATTCACATTTTAAAATCAGTTATCGTCAAACCGAATCTCACTGGCGTagacataataattattcacgttcattattcattaaataaatttaatttcacttttatttaattactattattatcatcattattattattagtatctataaatgtattatttgaataaatcctaaaacatgaaataaatataaaaattttaaacaaaataaattgttaatttattattcaatatctAGTacctttacattttttatttccattattttcattagcatttttattttattcattttaattacgacataaattttatttttcaaactatGGCATTTCCGGTTCgttaattaaacattaatcgaattcaaaataataataatcatataaatcacatgtacaaattttaataaatcacgAGTACTTTCATttcctttattattttttaacgactGAGCGAAATCAACTccgggaaaaaaaaaccaaaaaaaaaatgaattaaaaattaatcgcgTAATACTCCAATGACTAGACGTCATGTCAGTTTgctacttttattattttttatcaattttttatattaacaaacttttttaatttataactttaatcCGCAGTAAATCAACTGTAATGCgggttaattaaaaaatagcaaCTCTGATGTAGGTACAATTCTATTGCCAGCAACAGCAAACgccaaatgataaataaaattataaaaattaaatagattaaaattaatatataaattaattacaagaaaattacaaacacaaaaacaaataaacaaaaaaattaatttttataattttattcatttaaatttaaactcatctggcaaatagtttttttttttttttttatataacacCTTAATTACCAAGTAAATACTTTTAAACTTAGTAATACCTTTTTATCTCATCAACAATTCTGTATTAGCAGGTATTTTTCtcatgtatattattattaatcatttctTCATATGAAAAGAAGATTACATTTCAAATCAGCATAGAATTTTACCCACATGAGAGACGCCATGAGTCATGTCATTCAACACgcgttaattttattatttttattaattttgttaatttcattttcaaatttcaatcatttaattttacagaactataattttaaatatatatagatgtgtatatatattttttgtttgttgttaatttaataaaatctaaataataaatgaataatgcTAATGTAAGGTACTAAGATATTATAGCGCGAACTGTCATACTGACGGGTTCTCTACACACCGCGCAGGAAGTCATACCCGGCGCGCACTTAGTACAAGCCACCATGTGTCCACAGGGTAGGAATACCACCCCCAACTCTTCATTGTAACAAATTTTGCACATTCTGGCATCGTCAGCACTCTTGTTGACTGGTTTCACGTCAACTTCGGCTTTCTCCTCGGGTTTTTCCTCAGGCTTTTCAGCAGCACTGGCTGGTTGTTCCACTTTTTCAATGTAACTTGGCAGATTCATCTGCATGGTTTCCTGTAAGAAGCAACAGAGAcaacaaaatgattaataatctTATCAGTAACCAGTGACAGCTGATTCCTAGGAGATTAAATTAATAGGATAACTACCTCGCGAGAAGGTGGGGCGACGGGTTGACCGATGACACTGTTGATGAACGCTTGACCCTTGACCATCAGAACGTAGTAGCATTTTTTGAACCACTTTGCGTGTTGGGTCCACGGGTCATCTTTGGGCTCCCAGTCCTTCAACCCACCGCCGCAGTGGTAGCAGAGAGTTTGGTCTCCAGTTCCCGTGTAGTAAAAACCAGCATCAGCAAGATTGTCTTTAGTTTGCGGCATCGACTTGGGCCACGATTCAAAGCTTTTGAGTCTGGCGTCATAACTCGCGTATTCCGGATGTGCTGGTCCTTTAGGCTGGGCCAAATTGA carries:
- the LOC130666338 gene encoding baculoviral IAP repeat-containing protein 7-B-like isoform X3 produces the protein MTDYIRNSLRDNLQNLKPTSNLRLPSIQPAPSQLSNINNPPDEVDNREFPRADYRIESVRLQSYANWPLSYMEPEKLAAAGFYYTGEGDSVKCFECGVVICQWVEGDNPMSDHQRWQSNCRFVRKLPCGNVPIGVDPSTVPSVSPRSRDVCGRYGDEFRPGASPDFRSGQTEFQFPSTAKLGSLNLAQPKGPAHPEYASYDARLKSFESWPKSMPQTKDNLADAGFYYTGTGDQTLCYHCGGGLKDWEPKDDPWTQHAKWFKKCYYVLMVKGQAFINSVIGQPVAPPSREETMQMNLPSYIEKVEQPASAAEKPEEKPEEKAEVDVKPVNKSADDARMCKICYNEELGVVFLPCGHMVACTKCAPGMTSCAVCREPVSMTVRAIIS